Part of the Candoia aspera isolate rCanAsp1 chromosome 1, rCanAsp1.hap2, whole genome shotgun sequence genome, TTTAACCATATAAttctgtctttgtttcttttctctttagttaGTGTTGCCAGAATATTCCATTCATAGCCTCTTCTGCATAATGTTTCTGTGTGCTCAAGAATGGTTAACTCTGGGCTTGAATATTCCTCTGCTTTTCTATCATTTCTGGAGGTAAATCTAACTCTATTTCAATTCCTTTCTGTTCATGAATTATCACCTCTAGCTCCCTGGCAGAAGATCTTATGTTGTGAATAGCTTCCAGACAggcagaaatttaataaataaacttctttCCTTATATGGAGATGATGCTGTGAAGGAAAAATTGTATCTGCTGTGAAGTGTAAGACTGAATCTGTTAATTTTTCTACCTGACATGGGGACATCAGGGGCACGTGTACTTCTAGCATATACAGTAAGTCATTGTCTTCTGATGTCCTGAGTAATGCTTAGACTAGGGCAAGATCTCATGACTTGGTGACAAAGTCCATGTTATACTTGTATGTTAAAGATACCAGGAGTGGCTAAAAGATACTGTCTGATTTTCCTACAGTGCAGACTATAATGGACCAGAAAGACAATTTAGTTAGCATATCATGAAAcaatagaaccagtttggtctcgGTGTTAAGATACTGGACTCGGAGTGGAGAAAACTaggttctagtcttgccttaggcatggaagctggctgtgtgactttgggacagtcactctcagccataggaagaatgCAGTGGCgaactacttccaaaaatgtttccaagaaaactgtatggacttgttcatgtagttgtcaggagtcaagccTGAGTCACAAGgcacaaataaaataatcataaggCAACTTTATAATTCTGCTCAAGTGCCCCTTCCTCTATGTGTGAGGGGAAAGAAGGCGGCACACTGTATGACATGCACATACACGCACGCACACAGAGACCACCTTCTTATCCCTCTTGCTGGTCTCACAAACTTCCCCATAGGGGAGTTCATTTTCTATAGCATAGAGCCAGTTCTTGTGGTGTAGACTCTCCTTTGGACTTAGAAACTTGTGAGATCAGGGTTTCTAAATTTCACAAAAAGCTTGCACAAATAGAAAAGATTTCTGCCTGTAGATTAGCCTAAATGTGTAGAAGTCTCTGAGGCTGTGACAAGAATGAAATAGCGACAGGACAAAGAAGCACTTGGGAACAGAACACCCAATTAAAGACCTACTTGTGGCTTGATATAATTTTAGTGACAATCTTGAAGATTTTCTtgtgttctcttttctttcaggtATTTCCATTGTCCAGCAGACAGCACAGAGCTAGCATATGACCCACCTGCGGTGATGAATGCAGATACCTTGAGTTACTGTCAAAGGGAAGCCTGGTGTAAACTAGCTTTCTATCTCCTCTCATTCTTCTACTATCTGTACTGGTAAGCATGGCCTCATTTTCTGTAAAAGGCAACTGGTGAACATCTTAGAAATGTGTCTTTCCTCAATATGAGCTGCACTGCCACCCTATTATTTGGAGGTTCATAGGGGAATACAAGTTCTACTAGCTCAAGGGCCATCaggttgttattgttattaaccAGGAGGCTACTAATATCAGGTTAATTAAGGTTAATTAATAAATTGAGGTTGATTAACCATGAGGTTAATAATGtcatagacacatagagataaaccacatttacacgctattcaaaagagacaataaaaaaagctaagaaggaaacaaaaagactaaaacatatcctctccagcaaccaacacccagataagcagggattaacaccagacaaacaaacaatcaagcagaaaacaataccataATCAAGGGACTAccagggagaaaaccacacccccaccaaaactggcagggcaagctactgtatataaagagggagcaaaccccacagtcactagcactgatgatgttacctagttgggtaatgaaatatctgcaagcaaacagctaagctcagagatcaccaaggactccacatctcATGAACACTAGGAGATCAAACTTCAATCCATTGGTGGCCCCTTTCTGTTTGTCAGTCTAGGCCAGGCAGCCAGCAGCGAGTTTTGTAATGGCATGCCTTGCGTTTTCAGCTCCAACTCATTTCCTTGAAGGACTGATTGAACGATCACTAACTAGGTTTCTGAGTTTGTACTACATGGCTTTGCCAAATGATTAATCCAGGGTACTTTAAACGATCCGTCTTCTGACACTGAATTGTCTAGGTTCCTGGGTTCATTCAACACTTGGACTAGGTTCCTGGGTTCATTCAACACTTGGACTAATATTCCAGTTAATTGTGGAATACAAACAGAATGATCCATAGCAGCTATACAATTGCTGACAGGCATTTTTCAAGTTCTATTATCAGAAAGTTTCTTCACTTGGAGAAGCGGGTGAAGGACCTGCAGAAAAATGAGCTACAGTCAGAAACAGATTCTGCTTACCCTTTTCCTGTTAAAGTCCAGATCAATTATCACTCATGTTCTAGCTGAGTTTACACTACAAACTAGATTCAAATTTGGTTTGTAGTTCAGTGTGTTGAACAAAACCCAGGCAACTCAGAATACCATAACTCAATTAATCATAGGATAGTCGATTGTGTAAACCCAACTTCTGTGTAACTGAAAAATGTGAAGACATACAGTACACAAAAATCTTGCTGAAACTAAGTGAGTATGGTCAGTTTCAAAATGGGGTATGATCTTATGAATCCATGCATGCTGCCCCGAGCTCCATGAAAGAAGTAAATGCATAATTAGATACAATCTACAATATAAAGACAAATCACCATATGCAGAAATACAGTCCTATCTCATTTGACTATTACTGCAGCACTGAGTGAATTTCATTAGAATTGTTCTACAAAGCAGTTTCTAATTAGGGGCATTTTTTAATGGACTCTATAGTATAATTATATTTCAAAAATTACATTGCAGCTCTTTAAAAATTCTCATTGATGGTTGTCCCTTCTGTCCCagaggaaaaagagaatgaaataaagaagcagtatttaaatataaattctaCATATATCTCAGAGAATTACTGGCAGAAATTTCAGAGATCAACTTTCAGAGCTACTGCATAAGGGATGTAGTGTCTTTGTGTCAGATTTGGGGAGAAAATAGAAACTCATAAAGAAAAATGTCTTGCATATTTTCTTGTTATCACTGATGAATCCATCGTAATTTAAATATAACCTGTAGAGATGCAGTGAAAGCATGCTACCCAAGTACAGAATAAATAGAACATGACATCATAGTATAAAatagtttattaaaataaaagggaTCTGCATCTTTCAAGGAAATCTTTTcatattattcctttttttcccctttatgttCAGCATGATCTACGCCTTAGTGAGTTCCTAATCCAAAGATTATGTAAAAGACTGGAAACAACAAAGGGGACAGAATAAAGATCCAGCCTGCAATGTTGCCTAATACTAAAACACAGCAAAGAAATGGAAGCTTTAAGTCCAGCAGCCATACAGGATGTAAAAGAGTGAGAGACAAAGCCCTGTAAGAATAACAGGCGACagcagaagtggaaaaaaaatggagtgaTGGATGGCCGAGCAAGCTCATTTTCCTCTTACCTCCCTGTGTTTTAAAACTTGCATTTTTTATTCCCCAGGATAAAACAAACTAGATACTGATAACGTGTAAAGTAGATAGTTTCATCTGCATGTGATGGaggatgatttttattatattaatttatcaTCAGACTGCAGGTCCTGCCACAAAGAAGATTGTTTCTTTCCACTTTCTTCCCAGAGGGACTTGAAAGCAAGGCAACTATCCTTTGAACCTGTGGTCAAGCGGATGCAGATAATATACACTGTACATGTAATACTCTACATTCAATCATATGCTGGAGAAAAGTCAGGAAACATTTGGCTTTTTATGATTTGTATGACTCTGAAGAAGAAAACACATCTTGGGAGAACACATGGCAGAAACACATTCAAAATATGCACTCAGTTATTCAGTGGTTAATGCTAACATGTTCCAACTATGCTGAATTAGGTTAGCTGGTGCAGTAAAACAGTATGAAGTTATATATAATAATACAGTTACGTCAAGCATTCTATTATAATACATTCCTCCTACTGGAGGAAAAACATGTCCTAGTAATGTAAGACATGAGTGAAGGCATCAACAATGTTCTCCAGCCTGCAGTACATATTAAAAGGGCCAATTTAGTCTAGTCTGGAGCTTTGTAATATCAGTTTAATTGTGGGTTTCAGTTGAATTAAAATTAACAGGattgttccctccctccctccctattcaaTCCATGTATCCAGTATAGCTACAACATGTTGTAGAACAAATGctgattgtttttcattttgtgtaCTAGCTTTCCAATTCTGTTTTGAGATATGCTCACAAAGATTTATGTTAACATATTTAAAGCAACATTCCCAACCATATTTGTTGGGCATAAAGCCAGTGAATTTTCTTCTGAATTCATATGAGTAAGAGTGTTCTCCATACAAAGAACTGTCATACCCTATGATGTTTAAAGGTGGGAAGGATAAACAGTAGCCTAAAATCACAGCAGGGTGGCCACATTTGCATTAATTGATAAAAATATACTTTATGTTGAACAGAATGGAACAGCTTATTCCTTTCATACCCTCTCCTTTCCCTATCAGTGTACCAACTCCAAACAAAAAACAGAGGACTGTCTTGGAAAGAGGGAGACTAGTGGTGCagcatgtatgttttttttaaaataattttattattttgttttatttatttatttaaaatatttatatagctgcccattgtATGCaacataaccctgggcagctcacaaacaatagtaaaaacaataaaaacataaaaaccaacacACATCTTTGCTAAAGTacaaagaaaatgtagaaactAAGATAACTtatgttacatttattttatatgcGTGTATAAAGCACAGTTCCATTATAAAGCAGTTCACTTATTGAACAGATTGAACTTTGACTGCATAGTCATATTGATAATACTTTGAATTATGTCTGTAAAGGGCCAGTTTGAAGGTGGAAAGTGAACACATTTCTTCAGTCCAAGATTTTACACTTGGGTGTGTagtgtattatatatttttttatacccAAGGCCAATAGATCTTCATAGAACAACAAATTCCAAGTTCTTAGTAAGCATGTATGTTTATGTTCTCAAAGTCACCTGTGGAAAGACAGATAATGCATGCTAACTCAAAAATTAGCCCCATTGAACTCATTTGTTCATATTCCCAGATACAGTATATGGGTAGAGTGCTGAGGTCTAAAATGGCATCCCTGTGCACATTTTCTTGGGAACAAATACTGTTGACCTCAGCAGGAATATTAGTCTCATGATCTCTTAGACAAGTGGTCTTTCTGTCTAAAGCTTTTCTGATAACACTACCCAACAGTGACTCTACATTCAGCCTACAAACTTAATCTTGGGACTGCCTGTATACTGCAATTTTTTTGCCATATTTTTGGACTTCATTGCTTTTTCCTATCCTGCGTTTTTTCTGATGAAGAATTCTAGAGGGCTGAATAGCTTGCACATCGTTTTGTATTATTTTCCTTGTCTGTTATAAAAGTATTACCCAATTATGGATTTgggatatttatataatatgctgTAAATGAATTTTTCTAGAACTGGATAAAATTGCACTTCATGCTTTCAGTGCATATGTTCGGTGAGGTATGCAAGGTTAATGGGAGTTTggtaatataaattaaaacagtaaatacaggTGTATGATTTTCTTCCCTTTGATTTAGTATATTGGTCTCATTTTAAGGATGGTGGGACATGGTGATGAATGGACACAAACAGAGTCAGGTATGATTCTTCGGCAAACTATAATGTATGAAGATGACAGTGTTGTTATATTGCCAAATGCTTGTCAGTAACACTGTTGAAATTCAAAGTTGGAACTCTATAATtctctgatttattaaaataaatctgcatttttttGTAAGGGCTGAGCTATCTCTAGTAATTTTGTTAAATGTAGTTGGAAACATCTGTgttttgtttaaaagtaaaatattcaACTAAAAGGTATCTTACTGTATTGTGTTGTGCAAACTTCAACCTAGATGGTTCTTGTGCACCCAAATAGTCCAATATGTTAATCATATTTGGAAATTCATACAGGTGTATGATTTTCTTCCCTTTGATTTAGTATATTGGTCTCATTTTAAGGATGGTGGGACATGGTGATGAATGGACACAAACAGAGAGCCAGGTATGATTCTTCCAATGAGGCAAAGTGTCTTCTGCTCCCTATTTTTGTGCTTAAATAGAGGAGAGAgctgtttttaatctgtatttcttTGCATGTGAATACTTAAACTTTTACGGTCAGATCTACCATGTTTCTGTGTTGAGCAAACTTTGAAGGATCTTCTGTTGATAATTGGTGGTGCATTGATGAACTAAATTGCATATCACCATTTGGCATTCCATCAGTTGTGGTATACCTCTTTGCCACAAG contains:
- the CNIH3 gene encoding protein cornichon homolog 3 isoform X1: MAFTFAAFCYMLSLVLCAALIFFAIWHIIAFDELKTDFKSPIDQCNPTHARERLRNIERICFLLRKLVLPEYSIHSLFCIMFLCAQEWLTLGLNIPLLFYHFWRYFHCPADSTELAYDPPAVMNADTLSYCQREAWCKLAFYLLSFFYYLYCMIYALVSS
- the CNIH3 gene encoding protein cornichon homolog 3 isoform X2 translates to MAFTFAAFCYMLSLVLCAALIFFAIWHIIAFDELKTDFKSPIDQCNPTHALVLPEYSIHSLFCIMFLCAQEWLTLGLNIPLLFYHFWRYFHCPADSTELAYDPPAVMNADTLSYCQREAWCKLAFYLLSFFYYLYCMIYALVSS